Proteins from one Bacteroides zhangwenhongii genomic window:
- the pheS gene encoding phenylalanine--tRNA ligase subunit alpha: MIAKIEQLLKEVEALHASNAEELEALRIKYLSKKGAINDLMADFRNVPAEQKKEVGMRLNELKTKAQDKINALKEQFENQDNGCDGLDLTRSAYPVKLGTRHPLTIVKNEIIDIFARMGFNIADGPEIEDDWHVFSSMNFAEDHPARDMQDTFFIENNTEVSHNVVLRTHTSSVQSRVMESTQPPIRVLCPGRVYRNEAISYRAHAFFHQVEALYVDRNVSFTDLKQALLLFAREMFGEDTKIRLRPSYFPFTEPSAEMDISCNICGGKGCPFCKHTGWVEILGCGMVDPNVLELNGIDSKIYSGYALGMGIERITNLKYRVNDLRLFSENDTRFLKEFESAY; encoded by the coding sequence ATGATAGCTAAGATTGAACAACTTCTGAAAGAGGTGGAAGCCTTGCACGCCTCCAATGCCGAAGAACTCGAAGCTCTCCGCATCAAATACCTTAGCAAGAAGGGAGCCATTAACGACTTAATGGCAGATTTTCGTAACGTACCGGCTGAGCAGAAAAAGGAAGTCGGCATGAGGCTGAATGAACTGAAAACGAAAGCGCAGGATAAAATCAATGCGCTGAAAGAGCAGTTTGAAAACCAAGACAACGGTTGCGACGGATTGGATTTGACCCGTTCGGCTTATCCTGTGAAACTTGGTACGCGCCATCCGCTCACAATCGTGAAGAACGAAATCATCGATATTTTTGCCCGAATGGGTTTCAACATCGCAGACGGACCGGAAATCGAAGACGACTGGCATGTATTCTCTTCCATGAACTTTGCGGAAGACCATCCGGCACGCGATATGCAAGACACTTTCTTTATTGAAAACAATACCGAAGTGTCTCACAATGTCGTTTTGCGTACACACACATCCAGCGTACAGAGCCGTGTAATGGAGTCTACACAACCTCCTATCCGCGTACTTTGTCCGGGACGCGTATATCGTAACGAAGCTATCAGCTACCGTGCACACGCCTTCTTCCACCAAGTGGAAGCTTTATACGTAGACCGCAACGTGTCTTTCACGGATTTGAAACAGGCATTGCTTCTTTTTGCCCGCGAAATGTTCGGTGAAGATACCAAAATCCGCCTGCGTCCTTCTTATTTCCCTTTCACAGAGCCCAGTGCCGAAATGGATATAAGCTGTAACATCTGCGGTGGAAAAGGTTGTCCTTTCTGCAAACACACAGGTTGGGTGGAAATCTTAGGTTGCGGTATGGTAGATCCGAACGTGCTGGAGCTGAACGGTATTGACAGCAAGATATATAGCGGTTATGCTTTAGGAATGGGCATTGAACGAATCACCAACTTAAAATATCGCGTCAACGACCTCAGACTGTTCTCTGAAAATGACACACGCTTCCTGAAGGAATTCGAGAGCGCCTACTAA
- a CDS encoding MFS transporter, which yields MAKDRLITPSYCFILAANFLLYFGFWLLIPVLPFYLSEFFQAGTSTIGIVLSCYTVAALCIRPFSGYLLDTFARKPLYLFAYFIFMMMFGGYLIAGSLTLFIIFRIIHGVSFGMVTVGGNTIVIDIMPSSRRGEGLGYYGLTNNTAMSIGPMFGLFLHDAGVSFATIFCYALGSCVLGFISASLVKTPYKPPVKREPISLDRFILLKGLPAGLSLLLLSIPYGMTTNYVAMYARQIGINTQTGFFFTFMAIGMAISRIFSGKLVDRGKITQVIAAGLYLVIFSFFLLASCVYLIQWNEAVCTILFFGVALLMGVGFGIMFPAFNTLFVNLAPNSQRGTATSTYLTSWDVGIGIGMLTGGYIAEISTFDKAYLFGACLTVVSAIYFKIKVTPHYHKNKLR from the coding sequence ATGGCAAAGGATAGACTCATTACTCCTAGTTATTGTTTCATCTTGGCAGCCAATTTTCTGCTCTACTTCGGTTTCTGGCTGCTGATTCCCGTTTTGCCGTTTTATTTATCCGAGTTTTTCCAGGCAGGGACCTCTACCATCGGTATCGTACTTTCCTGTTATACAGTAGCGGCACTTTGCATTCGTCCGTTTTCCGGTTATCTGCTTGATACATTTGCACGCAAACCGCTGTATCTTTTCGCTTATTTTATCTTTATGATGATGTTCGGCGGTTATCTGATTGCCGGTTCACTGACCTTATTTATCATATTCCGTATTATTCACGGTGTCTCGTTCGGGATGGTTACGGTGGGCGGAAATACAATCGTTATCGACATTATGCCCTCTTCACGCAGAGGCGAAGGTTTAGGATATTACGGACTTACAAACAACACAGCGATGTCCATCGGACCGATGTTCGGATTATTCCTGCATGACGCGGGAGTCTCTTTTGCTACGATATTCTGCTATGCGCTCGGTTCATGTGTATTGGGATTTATTTCCGCCAGTTTAGTAAAAACACCCTATAAACCTCCGGTGAAACGGGAACCTATTTCACTCGACCGGTTTATCTTGTTAAAAGGATTGCCTGCCGGACTTAGCCTGTTGTTGCTTTCTATTCCTTACGGCATGACTACCAATTATGTAGCCATGTATGCCCGTCAGATAGGAATAAACACGCAAACGGGATTCTTCTTCACTTTTATGGCTATCGGTATGGCCATCTCCCGGATATTCTCCGGGAAGTTGGTGGATCGGGGGAAAATAACACAAGTAATAGCCGCCGGACTGTATCTTGTCATTTTCAGTTTCTTTCTGTTAGCTTCTTGCGTATATCTGATTCAATGGAATGAAGCGGTCTGCACAATCCTGTTTTTCGGTGTCGCGCTACTGATGGGCGTAGGCTTCGGGATCATGTTTCCGGCGTTCAATACGCTGTTTGTCAACCTGGCTCCCAACAGCCAACGGGGGACGGCCACTTCCACCTATCTTACTTCGTGGGATGTAGGAATCGGTATTGGTATGCTGACGGGAGGATATATTGCAGAAATCAGCACATTTGACAAAGCCTATCTGTTCGGAGCCTGCCTGACGGTAGTTTCCGCCATCTATTTTAAAATCAAAGTAACGCCTCATTACCATAAAAACAAACTACGATGA
- the nth gene encoding endonuclease III yields MRKKERYEKVIAWFQENVPVAETELHYNNPYELLIAVILSAQCTDKRVNMITPPLYKDFPTPEALAATTPEVVFEYIRSVSYPNNKAKHLVGMAKMLVNNFQSQVPDNLEDLTKLPGVGRKTANVIQSVVFNKAAMAVDTHVFRVSHRIGLVPDSCTTPFSVEKELIKNIPEELIPIAHHWLILHGRYVCQARTPKCATCGLQMMCKYFCNTYKVTKEESKAKNK; encoded by the coding sequence ATGAGAAAGAAAGAACGTTATGAGAAAGTGATCGCCTGGTTTCAGGAGAACGTGCCTGTGGCCGAAACAGAATTACATTACAACAATCCGTACGAACTGCTGATCGCAGTAATCCTCTCCGCCCAATGCACAGACAAACGGGTAAATATGATTACTCCGCCTTTATATAAAGATTTTCCAACTCCGGAGGCTTTGGCAGCCACCACTCCCGAAGTCGTTTTTGAATATATCCGGAGTGTATCTTACCCGAACAACAAGGCGAAACATCTGGTCGGCATGGCAAAAATGCTGGTGAATAACTTCCAAAGCCAAGTTCCCGATAATCTGGAAGACTTGACAAAGCTGCCCGGTGTGGGCAGGAAGACGGCCAACGTGATTCAGTCCGTAGTATTCAATAAAGCGGCAATGGCGGTTGACACACACGTATTCCGGGTAAGCCACCGCATCGGATTAGTGCCGGACAGTTGCACTACTCCGTTTAGTGTGGAAAAAGAACTGATAAAGAATATTCCGGAGGAACTGATCCCTATCGCCCATCATTGGCTGATCCTTCACGGTCGTTATGTTTGTCAGGCACGTACTCCCAAATGTGCTACCTGTGGTTTGCAAATGATGTGCAAATATTTCTGTAACACCTATAAAGTTACAAAAGAGGAATCAAAAGCCAAGAATAAATAA
- a CDS encoding phosphoglycerate kinase, giving the protein MQTIDKFNFAGKKAFVRVDFNVPLDENFNITDDTRMRAALPTLKKILADGGSIIIGSHLGRPKGVADKFSLKHIIKHLSELLGVEVQFANDCMGEEAAVKAAALQPGEVLLLENLRFYAEEEGKPRGLAEDATDEEKAAAKKAVKESQKEFTKKLASYADCYVNDAFGTAHRAHASTALIAKYFDTDNKMFGYLMEKEVKAVDKVLNDIKRPFTAIMGGSKVSSKIEIIENLLNKVDNLIIAGGMTYTFTKAQGGKIGISICEDDKLDLALDLIKKAKEKGVNLVLAVDAKIADAFSNDANTKFCPVNEIPDGWEGLDIGPKTEEIFANVIKESKTILWNGPTGVFEFDNFTHGSRTVGEAIVEATKNGAFSLVGGGDSVACVNKFGLANGVSYVSTGGGALLEAIEGKILPGIAAIQE; this is encoded by the coding sequence ATGCAGACAATTGACAAATTCAATTTTGCCGGTAAAAAGGCATTTGTTCGCGTGGACTTCAATGTACCCTTGGACGAAAACTTCAACATCACAGACGACACCCGTATGCGTGCGGCTCTTCCTACTTTGAAGAAGATCCTAGCAGACGGCGGAAGCATCATCATTGGCTCTCATTTGGGTCGTCCGAAAGGCGTTGCCGATAAATTTTCTTTGAAACATATCATCAAACACCTGTCTGAATTGCTGGGTGTTGAAGTTCAGTTTGCTAACGACTGTATGGGTGAAGAAGCTGCCGTGAAAGCTGCTGCTCTGCAACCGGGCGAAGTGCTGTTGCTCGAAAACCTTCGTTTCTATGCTGAAGAAGAAGGCAAACCAAGAGGTTTGGCAGAAGACGCAACTGACGAAGAAAAAGCTGCTGCAAAGAAAGCTGTAAAAGAAAGCCAGAAAGAATTTACCAAGAAATTGGCTTCTTACGCTGACTGCTATGTAAACGACGCATTCGGTACTGCTCACCGCGCTCATGCTTCTACGGCATTGATCGCTAAATATTTCGATACTGATAACAAGATGTTCGGTTACCTGATGGAAAAAGAAGTGAAAGCCGTAGATAAAGTATTGAACGATATCAAACGTCCGTTCACTGCTATCATGGGTGGCTCTAAAGTTTCTTCTAAAATCGAAATCATCGAAAACCTGTTGAACAAGGTAGACAACTTGATTATCGCAGGTGGTATGACTTATACATTTACTAAAGCGCAAGGTGGTAAAATCGGTATCTCTATCTGCGAGGACGACAAACTTGACTTGGCTTTGGATCTGATAAAGAAGGCTAAAGAAAAAGGTGTGAACCTGGTTTTGGCTGTTGACGCTAAAATCGCTGACGCTTTCTCTAACGATGCAAATACTAAATTCTGTCCGGTTAACGAAATTCCTGATGGATGGGAAGGTCTTGATATCGGTCCTAAGACTGAAGAAATCTTCGCTAACGTTATCAAAGAATCTAAGACTATTCTTTGGAACGGTCCTACAGGTGTATTCGAATTTGACAACTTCACTCACGGCTCACGTACAGTAGGTGAAGCTATCGTTGAAGCAACCAAGAACGGTGCTTTCTCACTCGTCGGTGGTGGTGACTCTGTAGCTTGTGTCAACAAGTTCGGTCTGGCCAACGGTGTATCTTACGTTTCAACAGGTGGTGGCGCATTACTTGAAGCAATCGAAGGAAAAATCCTTCCGGGCATCGCCGCTATTCAAGAATAA